In Lactuca sativa cultivar Salinas chromosome 5, Lsat_Salinas_v11, whole genome shotgun sequence, the DNA window TGTATGTATATTTTCCTCTATGGATTCTATTTAAAACGGATATttctttaaatatgtttttttttgttttcttgcaGGTGTCATTGAATCATCGATATCAACACCTCCAATTGCTATAATGCGTGGTTAAGTTTACAAGGCTTGTCGAAGCCAATTATTACGAGTAAGTTGTTGCTGTAAAGGTGCACAGGCCTGACATTGTAGAAGCCATTGGGCTAAGGCTTAAGGTAGTTGGAGGCGCTAAGCCTCACCACTACCCTCGCTAGCAACTCGCTACACCACCCCTTAAGTTATGTTAAGAGCCTCGCTAAGAACATCTCACCAAGGAACtaccaagagagagagagagagagagagacttgttGTCGATTGGTTCTCAATTTTTTGACTGAATTCCACTTATGATTTGAGGTTTTGGTTTTTGCCCCAATACTCAAAAGGGTtcatctcttcttcttcatcttcttcttgttgttcttgATTTACTGCACCACCGCGCCACCACCGCTTTCCAGGCTTTTTGCGGCGGCAGTATGAAGCTCCACAACTCGTGTCGCCGTTGAGGGTCACTTTATGGCATGTATTTCTTTTGCTTGCTCATTTCCCTCCATTTGGTTGCTTCCATTACTTCTTTCCTATTGATTGCTCAAAAACCCCTATTTTGTTTGCATAATTTACAGTTTCTATGTTTTAGATTTTGGGGTTTAGGTCATATGATGTAGTTTAGACCAAACCATTTCATGCTATTTCCTGCAAAAATCCTTACGATTATCCTCAAATCATGATTCCATCTTATAGGTGTGTTAATATTAGATAATCTTGAATAGAAACGAAAGATTGAGatttattttccattatgtgaatttatttttttggaaaatgaAAAATAGGTTAGAGAAATTGAGAGAGAATGTCATGAAGAAGTAGACATGTTCAAGAAAAAGATGtgaaacaaaataaattttgtaaaATTTTGAACAAATGTTAAATGTTAAGTTATGTTTTCAAAAAAGATAACCAAAAGGTAATTACTTTATGTAATATTAAGTAAATCAAAAAATGTgtgtaatattaaaaataatatttatttattaaataaagtaattaaattaaattagtaAAAAATGAAGTGTTATTAATGTTATAACTTCCTATCAAATATTAAGATTAGATACTAAACGTAGAAAAATAAATTGACATGAAAAAATATTAGAAATGTTACCGCTTTAACAACAAGCTTAACCTAATAAGCAGTGAGGTAGTGAGGTTGTCGCTCTAATCGACTAATTCATTTCACGCTATGCACAGGTTAGTTCATTGCCAACTTCCATTACTTTAAAAGTTGGCTATACCTCGGTAAATGTTAACTTTTCaactattttcatattaaactaaacaagagtaaattacaaatttggtacctatattttatcaaaaatcACAAATTCAATCCAAAACTTCATATATTTCCAATGTTGTCCTTAGGTTTGCATTTCTTGTACATACGTTCCCTGCCAAGAAATGACTTCCAAGTTTGGACTAACCTAACTTTCCTAATAAAACGATTTACTTTAGTTTAAGCATACATATAAACACTTTTGACATGTTTTATTTCTAGCCAAGTTTTCAATTTAACATTTTCTTGTTCGGCTTGTGTGTGTTGCATGATATGTGTGTGTACTATTATGAATACATAATtgtaagtacattgctatttatcTATAAGGAAAAAGACCCTAAGGATAAATTTGTAAATATCCCATCAAACTTAATCCCCTATAAAATGTTTGATTTTTTCGGGCACTCATCGCATCCAATTCACCAAGAGACTCATGTATAGAAAAAGGGTAGTAGCTCATGGAGGATCCATTCATTCCATTGATGATAAATATACCAAAAGACAAATCTACCCCATCTCCATCATATGACACACAACTTGCTAATGGAAAATGGTTTGGTCAATATATATAACAGTTTCGGTTTTCGTCCCCACACACCAAACATGACATCCAATGTTTGTGAGTGCAATCAAAATTACTTGATTCTATGGTTGAAACTTAGTTATTTGAATTGCTATTCTTGGTTCCATTTTTAGGGGTAGGTCAATAGATTGTACATGGAATTATTAACATAAGCTGCAATatgttccaaaatttgaagaatgaAATCAATAGATTCATGGGTACTTGACTTATatgttcaaaactcaatacaTAATTTACTCATTCTTCCCAACAGCTTGCAACAAAATAAGGACCTTAAGGAAGAAATAAGAAACACCTCCAATGGTGGCATACTGTAATTTCTCCGGCCCCTCAACTTCCGGGAAATCTCCTTCAACAGCACGATTGAATCCCCCAGCCAACCATCCCAAATTCGTATACCCATTTTTATATAGCTTCGACGTAGCCATCATTGACCTGTAACATATACAAAACTTTCTAAAATCAAACAGAATTCGATTCATAATCAAACAAAGTAAGAAATTAATCATTTATGTTATACCTTAAACCTTCTCCACAAGCAACGAGAACCTTAGTGGTCTTATCAGGAACCATCTTCTCCACTTGATCAACGAAATCAGGATTCATCGTTGTGAAATTCTGACCAGTCCATAAACCAATATAACCAAAGTGAACCCATTTCTTCAGCAGTGTTAGTGGGCTGTTATCCATGTCTTGGACAAACAGTGGGACATGAATTCCTCCTGACACACGTGCCTTTTCTATCTCCCATTCTGGCCTGATGTCCAGGAGCTTGTATCCGTCGTTGTTGATGGCTGCGGAGGCGTCTTTTGGGAGGATTGCCACCACGGTGCCGGACTGTATTAGCTTTAGTGGGTTGTCGGAGACTGCATGGACCTTGACGGTGGTTGTGCGGTGGTGGGGATAGGTGGAGATAGGTAGTTGTTTCAAAGGGAATGTGTGAGAACGGATTACCTGGATTTCCATCTATcttcttttttttctctctccttatcATAGACTAACGGTCCTAAGAGCAACCTCGATGGGTGTTTTCCCGGGTTCAATAATCGGCAACCTCCGGCGCTATCTAAGACTTTTTACTAGAAAAATCCTTAAATCCATATGTTTTGGTTTTGTTGTGGTTTTTATTCGGATCAAATTAAAAGGCTATTTTGTAACTCTTTTTTAAAGATAATTAATTCTATCTAGGGGTGTGtaaaaaaaccgaaaaaccgaaccaaaccagccaatccgaaaccgaaaaaacccgAAACTtaaaaaaaccaaaaccgaaaaaatCATATATCAATGGGTCGGTTTTGGTTTGGATACTTAGGTATCCGCGCATAACTGAACGAAACCGCTTGATATACCCTTAAggatatataagcttaggtatccAAACGCTCTTACTCCATCGttttgtataatatatatatatatatatatatatatatatatatatatatatatatatatatatatatatatatatatatatatatatattgtaattgtccaatattcttataattcaacttatAACTTGATTTAATTCCA includes these proteins:
- the LOC111887926 gene encoding rhodanese-like domain-containing protein 10 is translated as MEIQVIRSHTFPLKQLPISTYPHHRTTTVKVHAVSDNPLKLIQSGTVVAILPKDASAAINNDGYKLLDIRPEWEIEKARVSGGIHVPLFVQDMDNSPLTLLKKWVHFGYIGLWTGQNFTTMNPDFVDQVEKMVPDKTTKVLVACGEGLRSMMATSKLYKNGYTNLGWLAGGFNRAVEGDFPEVEGPEKLQYATIGGVSYFFLKVLILLQAVGKNE